Sequence from the Flavobacteriales bacterium genome:
AATTTAGAAAAACCGTAAAGCCTTTACTTGAAGTTTTAGCCGCAGTGCCAACGGTTGTTTACGGGTTTTTTGCTCTAATGGTAGTGACTCCTTTTCTACAAAAGCTAATTCCTGAAATGGCTGGTTTCAACGCTTTGTCAGCAGGTATTGTAATGGGAATAATGATTATTCCTTTTGTTAGTTCGCTTAGTGAAGATGCTCTTCAAGCGGTACCAAAATCTTTAAGAAATGCCTCCTACGGACTGGGTTCTACACGCTTTCAGACAGCTTTCAAAGTTATGGTACCTGCTGCTTCATCAGGTATCATTGTATCTGTGATATTAGCCTTTTCAAGAGCTATTGGCGAAACTATGATTGTTGCCATAGCAGCAGGTCAACAACCAAGATTAACAGCCAACCCTTTAGTTCCTATTGAAACTATTACAGCATACATCGTTCAAGTCAGTTTAGGCGATGTCCCTCATGGCTCATTGGAATATCGAACAATATTTGCTGCTGGTATGACCTTATTTGTTTTCACATTTATTTTAAATAATATCAGTTTTTGGATAAGAAAGAAATTTAGAGAACAATATGACTAATTCAAGAAAAAATAGAATCAAAGACAAGGTGTTTGAGTACGTCGGAATTGTATGTACCTTTTTAGGACTTGTGATTTTAGCCATATTTATTGGCAATATATTAGTCGATGGTCTTGGAAGAATCGATTGGGATTTTATGAAAAGTTTACCCTCAAGAAAAGCAGAAAAAGCAGGTATATATACAGCATGGACAGGCTCATTATGGATTTTAGGATTTACTACTCTTATTGCTTTTCCACTAGCAGTAGCAGCAGGAGTTTATCTAGAAGAATATGGTAAAAAGAGTCGATTAGCCTCGTTACTTGAAGTTAATATATCCAACTTAGCTGGTGTACCATCTATCATTTACGGACTACTTGGTCTTGAAATATTTGTCCGAGTTTTCAAGATGGGGAATAGTGTTTTGGCTGGTGCCTTCACATTAGCTCTTCTTATTTTACCTATCATCATAGTAGCTACAAGAGAAGCTATCAGAGCAGTACCTCAAAGTATTCGAGCTGCATCTTTTGGTTTAGGTGCAACAAAATGGCAAACGATATGGCATCAGGTTTTGCCAAGTGCTATGGGTGGAATCCTAACGGGCGTCATATTAGCTATTTCTAGAGCTGTTGGCGAAACGGCTCCTTTAATTGTAGTTGGCGCATTGGCTTATGTGCCATTTACACCAAGTTCTCCTATGGACGAATTTACGGTAATGCCTATTCAAATATTTAATTGGGTATCTAGGCCTCAGCACGGTTTTATCATCAATGCCGCCGCCGCTATAATCATACTACTAATCATTACATTTATTATGAACGGACTGGCCGTTTATCTTAGAAATAAATGGGAAAAGAAAATCAGTTGGTAATGACAACAAAAAAAGAATACATTTTAGAAACTAAAGCACTTGATGTTTTTTATGGCGAAATGCAAGCCCTCAAAAATATCAATATGCATATTGAAAAAAATAAGGTTACTGCTTTTATTGGTCCTTCAGGATGTGGGAAATCTACCTTTCTTAGAGTCTTTAACAGAATGAATGACTACATCGAATCGTACAGAATGGAAGGTGAAGTGTTTATGCAAGGAGACAACATCTATGGCAAAAACATAAAAGTAGATGAATTGAGAAAAAATATTGGAATGGTATTTCAAAAACCAAATCCATTTCCTAAAAGCATCTATGACAATGTTACCTACGGCTTAGTCATTCAAGGTATTAAAGACAAAGCCTTTTTGAAAGAACGAGTAGAAAAATCTCTAAAACAAGCTGCTCTTTGGGATGAAGTCAAAGACGATTTGAAAAAATCTGCTTTGGCACTTTCAGGTGGTCAGCAACAGCGTTTGTGTATTGCACGAGCTTTGGCTGTAGAGCCATCTGTCTTGTTGATGGACGAACCTACTTCTGCCCTAGACCCAATATCAACAGCAAAAGTGGAAGAATTAATCCACGAACTGAAGGAAAAATACAGTATCGTTATAGTCACTCACAATATGCAACAAGCCAGTAGAGTAAGTGATAATACAGCCTTTTTCTATATGGGAGATTTGATAGAATTTGGCAAAACTGAAGAAATTTTTAGAAACCCTCAAAAAGAACGTACCCAAAACTACATTACAGGTAGATTTGGATAATCCCTATTTATTATGACACAATTAGAGCAAGAAATTAATGAACTAAGAAAGGAACTGTTTAATATGTTTTTGGCAGTAAACAACCAATTGCTAAAAAGTGAAAAAGCACTTTTAGAGTTTGATAAAGATTTGGCAGCAGAAATAACAAATGCTGAAAAAAGAATCAATTCTCTAGAATTGAAAATTGATAGAGATTGTGAAAATATACTGGCTTTGTATTCTCCAGTTGCTGTAGATTTACGCTTTGTTCTTTCGGTCTACAAGATCAATCATGAATTGGAACGAATAGCAGATATCGCTGATGGTATAGCCAATTATGTGAATAATGTAAAAGCACCATTTCCAAAGAAGGCCATCAAGAATATTAAAATTGAAGAAATGTTCTCTCAATGCCAAGCTATGATGGACAATGTTATTGAAGCTTTTGAAAAAGAAGATACCAAAATAGCACGTAGAGTTTTCAAACAAGACGAATTATTAAACACTATTAACTCAGATTGTAGTAATGCTATTATAGAAAACTACGATGAGAAAAATGCAGAAGCATTATTTTATCTTTTATCATGTGTAAGAAAATTAGAAAGAGCTGGAGACTTAACAAAAAATATTGCTGAAGAGCTTATTTTTTCTATAGAATCCAAAGTCATAAAGCACCGAAAAAATAAGCGATAAAAAATCGCTTAACAATTTCTTAACATTAGATTTACTTTCAATTAACTTGGAGTGTGGTTTGTTTGTGTTCATTTGTATAATAATATTAACACAATGATTATGGAAACTACTCAAAACAAATTTGACATTAGCAAAGTATTATACGTTGTTATTATGGTAGCAGTATATACTATAGCTGTACTCTAGTCAATATCTTCAATAACATATTTTTTTTCTATGAAAAAATTAATGTCTAAGTTCAGTTACCCAACTAACTTATGGATTCATAAAGGTGAGAGAAATTTTCTTTCTTTCATAGTTATCGCATTTATACTTGCTATGTTCGTTACACCATATCCTCAATTAGGGATGTGGGTAGGTTTTATTTTTGCGGCTTATGCTGCTGTTGCCAACGACAGTATCCAAACTCTAGGAACGTTCATAGCATCAAATCAAGATAAAAAATGGTGGGTACTATGGATATTTATTGGTGGTATATTTTTATTTACCGTCGGTTACTCATGGTATAACTTTGCTGGTGATGTTAGTCATGGGCGACTCATGGCTAAAGGTTTTGATAAAAGTCCTACCAATTTTCACTTTCTGCAAATAGCTGCCCCAATATTTTTATTAATTCTTACTCGTTTAAGAATGCCTGTTTCTACGACATTCATTCTACTTACTTCATTTGCTGCTGCACCAGCCGCAGTTGGTAAAGTACTTGCTA
This genomic interval carries:
- the pstC gene encoding phosphate ABC transporter permease subunit PstC, translated to MNRKAKENIVEFLLKSSAAITILTTLGIIWVLLSESFTFFEEVSIVDFLTDDQWTPLFANKHFGIMPLISGTLLTTFIAVSVALPVGLTIAVYLSEYAPKKFRKTVKPLLEVLAAVPTVVYGFFALMVVTPFLQKLIPEMAGFNALSAGIVMGIMIIPFVSSLSEDALQAVPKSLRNASYGLGSTRFQTAFKVMVPAASSGIIVSVILAFSRAIGETMIVAIAAGQQPRLTANPLVPIETITAYIVQVSLGDVPHGSLEYRTIFAAGMTLFVFTFILNNISFWIRKKFREQYD
- the pstA gene encoding phosphate ABC transporter permease PstA, with amino-acid sequence MTNSRKNRIKDKVFEYVGIVCTFLGLVILAIFIGNILVDGLGRIDWDFMKSLPSRKAEKAGIYTAWTGSLWILGFTTLIAFPLAVAAGVYLEEYGKKSRLASLLEVNISNLAGVPSIIYGLLGLEIFVRVFKMGNSVLAGAFTLALLILPIIIVATREAIRAVPQSIRAASFGLGATKWQTIWHQVLPSAMGGILTGVILAISRAVGETAPLIVVGALAYVPFTPSSPMDEFTVMPIQIFNWVSRPQHGFIINAAAAIIILLIITFIMNGLAVYLRNKWEKKISW
- a CDS encoding phosphate ABC transporter ATP-binding protein, yielding MTTKKEYILETKALDVFYGEMQALKNINMHIEKNKVTAFIGPSGCGKSTFLRVFNRMNDYIESYRMEGEVFMQGDNIYGKNIKVDELRKNIGMVFQKPNPFPKSIYDNVTYGLVIQGIKDKAFLKERVEKSLKQAALWDEVKDDLKKSALALSGGQQQRLCIARALAVEPSVLLMDEPTSALDPISTAKVEELIHELKEKYSIVIVTHNMQQASRVSDNTAFFYMGDLIEFGKTEEIFRNPQKERTQNYITGRFG
- the phoU gene encoding phosphate signaling complex protein PhoU, which codes for MTQLEQEINELRKELFNMFLAVNNQLLKSEKALLEFDKDLAAEITNAEKRINSLELKIDRDCENILALYSPVAVDLRFVLSVYKINHELERIADIADGIANYVNNVKAPFPKKAIKNIKIEEMFSQCQAMMDNVIEAFEKEDTKIARRVFKQDELLNTINSDCSNAIIENYDEKNAEALFYLLSCVRKLERAGDLTKNIAEELIFSIESKVIKHRKNKR